The Thunnus maccoyii chromosome 15, fThuMac1.1, whole genome shotgun sequence DNA segment ATGTGTGGACACATATTTTGGAGCTGTTGTCTTTGTTTGGACTAAGCTCTACTCTAATCTTAAAGCTACACCATACAGtgatattttagaaaataatagTTTCCATGTTTGTGGAGGCTTGGGGAAGACCTTTTCTGTTTCAACATGATAATGACCACATGCACAAAGCAAAGTCCATGAAGACATTTTACCCAGATTGGTGTTGAAGAACAGAGGCCTGCTCTCAACCCTGTCCAAGACTTTCAAGATGAACTGGAGCCAGGCCCAAAATCATTGCCCAACCTCACGAATGCtgttgtggctgaatgggatcaaatctctgcagccagattttttttaaaaaatagggTAGAGGGTGTTATAGCAGCATTCAGAATAAGATGTTTAACAATCACATATTAGTGTAATATTTAGGTATCGATAGTTTCCTAAGGTCCATATAATTTTGGCTTTTTGGATGGACCTTTTGAGTGtatgtttaataaaatataaacatgattATTGAGTTTCTGAATAATTGTAAATAGACTTATAAAACATTGCCCTCATGAATGCTGTTGTGGCTAAATGGGATCAAATCTCTGCAGCCAGGtgttaaaatgaataaagaaatagaGTAGAAGCTGTTATTGCAACATTTTGAATAAGATGTTTAACAATCACATGTGAGTGTAATTATTTAGGTATTGATGATGAATTTTTGGCTTTATTGGATGGACCTTTGGAGTGTTTGACAAGAGACAAACATGATTATTAAGTTTCTGAATGATTGTAAACAGGcatataaaacactgacattgcTCTATagggtttgttttgtgttttctttttacaagtATTGAACATACACGCATACTGTAGCAGTTTACCTTTATGTGGTTGGTTGGTTGGGCTGTGCTACCACGTCATTCTTATCCTGGCCAATAAGCTTGTGCCCGGCCAGTGCTGATCCTCTTCCTCACCACCTGTTGCATCTTAGTGAGAAAGGTTATCTGCAGAATCATGATCAGATAAGCATTAACATGGACCATTCTGTTACCAGTGGCAATTCACAACAGGAACAATCAGATAATGTCTTTGAAATGACAAGAGTGACTCTCATCTGCAAGGGGCTCAACTGCTTCTAAAGCCTACTTCTGCGCCAGCTTTTGCTACAGTAGGAGTTAAtcctgtctttgtctttgcAAGATGTCTGTGAGAACTCTCCCCCTGGTTTTCATTAATCTTGGTGGAGAGATGCTTTACATACTGGACCAACGCCTGCGAGCTCACAACACTTCAGAGGACAATTCAGAGAAAGGTAGATAGCTTGAGAACTGACAGGCCTGGTAGGTGTGTACATGTGTAGCTCCCACTCATCCTTCCCCCTGACAAGCTTTAGCTGTCAAATGTCAGCTTATAGACTGAAACATGTGCATCTCATATTTCTTGTGCAAAACACCCCAAAGACAGTgacaaatttgttttctttctttgctgtttTGGAAAACCTACCTCGGCTGCAGGAGTGTGGTCAgagaatgacagaaaaagaggtACCCATGCCACACTTCAGAATAATATTGTTTAGTCAGCTCTTTTTGCCCCTGTAGTGTCTTGATAGCTGCAATTTCTATAAAACTGATGTAGGACAGTTGTGAGATGCAATAGTAATTTTTGGAATATTCAAAGCCAAAGCTCAGCAACTACATTGGTCTTAATTAAGACTGGAATCTTACATTTTAGCATCTGCTTTACccttataaaaaatattattatgcTATAGAAATGTATAATTTCCACGAAAACAGCATATAAAACTGtagtagagagacagacaacaaTTAAGGCAGCTAAAGCAGGGAAGATTCAGTATTTCAAGTGCAAGCTAGCTGGGGAGTTAGCCATGGCTAGCCTTACTGATTTTTCTATAATTGTAAAATATCCATTTTGATGAAGCAACATATTAGTAATGCAGTTATTGTAGCAAAATGAATTACTATCTAAATATCTAATGTCTGTCTATCTAAATCCAATCATGATGAAAAAACTCCTGCTAAAGGTAGCTAGCTTTAGTCACGTTAATCACTGCCATCTCAGCTTTTGACTCTAGTGGAATTCATGTGATTTGCTGTGATTGAACTACCtttaaataacatatttaaatgtattaagtctgtcttaaaacaactgtcaggTACCCAAATTAGCACTAAAACAAGGGTTTCTGTGCTATTTCATTCCATGTGAAATATTCAGTGGCAAATTCTTGGCATGATTAACcacctctctgtttctgtccccTCCCCATTTACAGTAATGAATGACATTGTTGGGACCATGTTTAGTAAAGCCTTTATGGATGAACTTCTCAAACCTCAGCAGCTGTATTCTCACAGGACATTGAAAACAGTGCTAACCCGGTTAGCACACGCCTCCATCATGAGGCTGAACCCAGCTAGTATGGACAAGGTATGTACACTAGAAAAAGCTTGATTTTTAAGTTCTTATAGGGGCAAATCTCAGTCAAGTCTTCACAGGCAAACTGGAAGTCAGTTACAAGTCTTTTAGTTATTTGAATGCTGACCAATAAGTGATGCAACATTTTAATCCACAGGCCAAATAATTAACTATTCTAGGTGTGTGGCcattttttatgtgaatttaCTAGGTTTAAACTTGtgattttcattgttttgctcTCAAGTCTACAGTggagtcaagtctcaagtctttgTAAATCATGaagctggtgatattctatatttttgttattgacaACAAATCCCAGCCCCAAGCCCATTCGCTCCCACTGAAgacttaaatctttaaaaatgggtcatgaatatttagtttaattgttttaaaggctcagtaatttcctaaaacagctgggcacttcagtttttagcaaacgttactcaaacaggagtgaTAAGTGTATTTCTTGAGGAATATATATCTGCAGATTTAGTTATTGGACAACAATGGATATCTGTGACAGATTAATAAGATACTGTAAATCAGGTTTGGCTGCACAGACAATGCATGTTAGGGGAATCAATTCAGTGACGGtttaggtcttttaatgggatttgttgacagtagtAAAAATTTTGAATATGCCCAAACTTTAAGTCTGACTCCAAGTCTAGAGCTCTTTTATTAGATGCAATTGAGAAGGATCTTGTGGGTAAAATTATCAGTTTAGGAAGTGACAGGTAGTTTTATTTGATGGTCCTCAAGTtcaatgtttcttttattttgtttttcctcatgtAGCTCTATGAGCTGATGGTCATGGCTTTCAAGTATCAAGTCTTCCTTTGTCCACGCCCAAAAGACTTGCTGCTCATCTCGTACAATCACATAGATACCATCAGAGAACTTGTGAAAGACACTCCTGTGGTTGTGAACCAAGTGGATGAGACACATAGGAAGATCATTGAGGTAGATAACAGTTGTAAACCAGTCTTGTACTGGATCATTCCATTACTGAATACTTTTGGTTTgaagttacattttttaaattccacTACACCTTTGTTACATATAATTTCTGCAAACAGTCTTTACAATAAATTAGTCTATACTGTCTAAATTCCAGCTGTCAGTTTTTAGCGTCTGTATGTACATCCTGTGTGACCTGTTTTTCTCTTGATGTAGGCATACTCATTGTTGTCAGAGGGTgaattccagcttctcagacaAACACTGCTCATATTTTTTCAAGACATGCATATCCGCGTGAGTCCTTGTGTCATTTTATCTAATCATTCCATACAAGtgagatgaaaatataaaaaaaacttttttttctcaatcagaattttttattctctcatttAGGTGTCGCTTTTTCTCAAAAATCAAGTACAGAATCCCAACGGACGTTTTGCCCTGTCGACCTCAGGACCAGTGCCTCGTGGGATAGATGTTCCAGGGCTAATTAGGTACTGTAGGTATAATTATGTCTTGCACATATGATGACATACAGATTGCTGTCAATAGACTTAACATGATTTATGCAACTTTATTTAAAGCCAAGATCAAGTTTAAAGGAccggttcacaatttttcaagtctgtctaaaGCAACAGttaggtgcccaaatgaacattgagaaataggtttttcttgccataatcattcctcctgttcatactgacctttagaggatcccttcataatgcacttgggggacaaaatccacggtttatctgaagataatatgaagcctcagctgtccaaattagtcaaatcaagtagatatcttgctttagtgccaaagtccctctttttcttacaatacttccactgcagctcaacaaggaaacacaaagagggaatttgatgctaaaaagactgtaaatgtggcagatatccactggatatgactaactcagactgctgaagcctcacagataaacttttaaacacatttttacataaaatcactgtgtggacacactgtggattttggccctcatcacttacattgaaagcacatttgaaggggatcttttaatagccagtatgaacaagagaaATAATTACAGttaggaaaacctctttcagtgttcttATGGGcccctgactgttgttttaagacacatttgaaaaattgtgaacctatcctttaacacaaactgaaataagttttattgttttataatgGCTGTTAAAATGGTTGTTCGGTGTCATTTGCACACAGCAAGCCAGATTTGGCTGCTTACATGTGTGGTGCAACTGCAAACGCTCTGCTGACAAGCTGACATATCTTAATTTGCAATATTCTGGCATTTAGTCTCATATATATTCTGTCTGCGTGTAAGAAATATCTCAATATTCCAGAGTATCAtcatctgcttcctgtttccacaGGGCATTTGACAGTAAGGGAAGAGAAGTGAGACGAAGTGAGTTCCCCACAGGAGGAAGTTACACCAGTCCCATCAGACAGGGATCCTTTGAGCTTCATGGAGACAGAGTCATCAAACTGGGCATGAACATGTAATGCACCTTTATCCTTTATGTCTTACACATACAGTTCTGTGGCCTGTGCATGTGGATAGCCCTCCACTTGTGAGTGACActgctgtgttttgtatttcatgAATTAAAGGTACACTGTGAACCATCCAGAGGAAACGCACACATCCAAGGCTCCTTCTGTCAAGGTAATAATGGGGCTTTTTCATGGCGTTTTCATAGCAGGAAAAAGACAGGTGTAATTATTAACATCAACAACTGCTGCTTTCAGTTTAGATTTTCCAGCTATAAGGCCCTGCTATTGTGAATGATGGCTCACTGGAAcacctttttcttttaaattggTACACCACTTTTTGGTACAATTcaattcatatacagtatgttaatagAGGTGACTTAAACAATGGTAGAACATGCTGACATTGAGATAAAACAGTTACATGACAATGTAAAGTTAATAATACATGTGTTTATAAACAGAAAGGAAGAGGCTGCAAGCTGGATTTGGCATGTGATATAGGAAATAAGGTGGTATatacacactttctcatttaagtgaatgggaaggtgtgtccataCTTTTGACAGGTACTGTATGGGTGTGTATGTCATTATTAGTGTTTacacagtgtgtatatatcattgtgtgtgtgtggtatgtatGAATGCTTAATGGTGCATTTAAATGGAGCACAGTCCTTGTAAATgtcattagtgacacctgtgttcttcctgttgtaacatttcaaaatgtccaCTGTTGAAACGGcatgaaactgaaactattacacaaatatgtaaacacaATCCCAGTAGTAGAATACAAAGaagtacatttacacaagtactgcacttaaataaagttgtactttttacatgagcacatttatttgacagatatAGTTGCTGGTGTCTTTGCAGATAACGGCAATGCCTGAATGATGCCATACTTGCACTATTACTCCTTTTACATTACTTAAATAACTCCCATCACTGTTTCATTGTTGCATTGTATATAAACATCTCATCACACTTTATCGGAAATACAGCATATAAGCATTTATTGAACTGTATGGTGTATTTGTCTAATGTATACACATAATTCTCAGATCTACTTTGCAttacaatatacaatattttatcttttacaaTGTTctacttttgctttttgttcttttataaTGTCCCTGTTATAATGGAACTAAGCATTGTACTGCACAAGTTTTTTGTCCACCTGCCAAATGTCTAGTGAATGTTCACATTTTACCAGCCACTTCAATTCTTTTAAATCTTTGATTGCGatttatatacaaaacatatgattagcttataaaatacaatgtatTGTTATAGATTCAACTACTTTCCAATCCTATATTTAAGTGAAGGATGTGAATACTGTTTCCACCACTGCGTAATGCATTAAACACAGTACAGTCTAGGTTTGAggtctgttttctgttcatgtaTTACTATAAcctttttacatgttttcttcATGCAGAGAAgggtttctggcacaacttccGAAAAAGTCTAAAGAGGTCCAAAAAAAAGAACCTTTAAATGTTCTGTGCGTAGATGTGCTGACTCTGATGAAGGCCACACTAAAGTTCTTCTTTttactacaagtgttgctggagttttgacctcttcgAACCTCTCTCTTGCAGCAGAAAGATGACACTCCCAACCTGCTGGCCAAGGAGGAGCTGAACCTGTTGGCCCGTCTGATGGGCAGCGTGAAGGCCGAGAACATGCCTGACACTGAAACCGGCTTTCGGATCAACCTGTTTACTACAGACCAAGAGGAGGACGAGGCGTGAGTGTTTATTTTTCCATCTGTCATTACTTTTAGTTAACTTAAATTCCATTCCAACAAACATGGCTTTCTTTTGTTTAACAGAGGGACTTCAGGTGGGGCTGAGGAGTCCTTGTACGGAGTGATAAATATTCAGGCGATGCAGGTAAGTGCTGATGTTATGACAGtaggaaaaaagtgttgcacactctggctccataaacatttctcttttatttagaTGGCATTTCAGCCTTCAGGCTTTAAGATCAACAATAATAACAGGGCACAGCCACTGGTATGTTATGTAGGCTACACCCTAGTAACACATCTGATAGTGATTAAACAGTCACGTTCCAAACTTTGTACCTATCCATCAGCACCTCACTACAACCCTTGATGTGCGTTTACTTTTCCACTTTACAAGGTGTTGATGTTATGCCATAGTTTTTAGTTATGCAACCTGTTAAGTCTGTAAGCATATTCTAAACCTGATACAGGACCTGCGGCAAGCTAAAAACACTATAATCATGGATGCAGCAAAGAAGCTATACACACctcattattaattcattttaagtGTTAAGTTATTTGAGAATAAAGTCATAACATTAATTCACACTTTTCTgaaaatgtgacacattttttcttaaTGGATTGTAGTTCACCAACAATTAACAATCCTTTTCATAACATTACTGATCTGTTATTTAAGAACATTTGAAGAGCTGTCCTGTTTTTGTTCGATTCAGGATGAACAGGCTGCGACTGAGTTGGCGCAAATCGCCGGACTGTTTACGGAACGAGAAGAGCAGCCTGAAAATCCGAGCAGCAACAAAGGAGACGAACTGCTGGCCATGATGGACGACCTCTGAGTCTGTTGTTAGGTTTCAGAAATGAGTGAGATGAGTCAGAAATGCAGGTATTCATTGTTTCAACTTTATGGCCAAACTGACTAATGCCAGAGTCTTGTATCTCAGGttaaatcacattatttgtCACTATTAATATCACTTTATCTGTCACTGTGAGCTTCTGTACAATCTGTAAAATATGCAGTTAATGTATTCTGTtctacaaattaaattaattaattaaattatttaatattcctttttttcttctgctatcccattttttaaacagttaGGCTTTTTCTTTCCTTGCACACATTGACTTGGGATCGGGAGTTTTAGTGAAATACAGTGGATAAGTAATCAGGTTTCCCATCCATTTTAATGCACTGTAAATATGTTGTAAAAtagtatatttaaaaacaatagtGCATGGTAATCAGTATGACAGATGTAGGACTTTATTCATCCCTTtgactgtatgtactgtattttttaattctattttaatGTACTGcatatctgtttttatgctGCTTGTATAGATATGTTTGATACAGTTATTTGATCAATTTTATATTATACTTTTGACCCATATGTAATTATTCTTGTAATATTTTCCTTAATTAATTTAGTCttaaatggttttgtaacctcTGTGTTCtatgtgctgctgctctgttggcCAGGACACTCCTGTTAGAGATTTTCAATCTCAGAGGTTGTTGGTTAAataaagtagggctgcaactaatgattattttcattattgattaatctgctgattattttcttgactaATCAATTGGTcgttttatctataaaatgtcagaaaataatgaaaataccCATTATAATatcccagagtcaaaggttacatctttaaatgtctcattttgtctaaacaacagtccacaacccaaatatattcagtttactatcatttatgacaaagaaaagcagttgGACACAGTCTTGTCAAATGGAGAGTGTGTGTCTTATTTGGCATCTACAATATTGACTGATtctacacatttatatactatatttGAGGAAATGTCTGTACTGAACTTTCTCCTGTGTATTAGTTTGTTTCGTGGAGCAGCTGCCAGCAGCCTACAGGGGCGCTGTTGTTGTCCTGTGTTGAAGAATATCTGTGACGCACAGACGCAAAGTGAAACGTCATCACGCTGTATTTCCTGGCGACGTCTTCGTGCGGGAAAAGTTTTGTTGACATCCGTGCTTTTGATCTCCTCCCGCGAAGGTTTTGTGTGGGTTTTTCACATGAAGTAAGGTTTTAATTAATGCAGGtaaatataacacacacaacatcttAAGTTAACAGTATAATATGGGCTCttcaaggctttttttttaatggtcgTAGTTTTGTACGTGGTTCGCAGCTGAAGCTAACAGTGAATCTGACTTCTAAACGTTATCAGCAAGACacacaaatatcacaataatCATACAAATAACTGTGATTTTTGAGATGAGAGTGGATAAATTAAATGA contains these protein-coding regions:
- the oscp1a gene encoding protein OSCP1a isoform X1, producing the protein MSVRTLPLVFINLGGEMLYILDQRLRAHNTSEDNSEKGVWSENDRKRVMNDIVGTMFSKAFMDELLKPQQLYSHRTLKTVLTRLAHASIMRLNPASMDKLYELMVMAFKYQVFLCPRPKDLLLISYNHIDTIRELVKDTPVVVNQVDETHRKIIEAYSLLSEGEFQLLRQTLLIFFQDMHIRVSLFLKNQVQNPNGRFALSTSGPVPRGIDVPGLIRAFDSKGREVRRSEFPTGGSYTSPIRQGSFELHGDRVIKLGMNMYTVNHPEETHTSKAPSVKQKDDTPNLLAKEELNLLARLMGSVKAENMPDTETGFRINLFTTDQEEDEAGTSGGAEESLYGVINIQAMQDEQAATELAQIAGLFTEREEQPENPSSNKGDELLAMMDDL
- the oscp1a gene encoding protein OSCP1a isoform X2, which produces MSVRTLPLVFINLGGEMLYILDQRLRAHNTSEDNSEKVMNDIVGTMFSKAFMDELLKPQQLYSHRTLKTVLTRLAHASIMRLNPASMDKLYELMVMAFKYQVFLCPRPKDLLLISYNHIDTIRELVKDTPVVVNQVDETHRKIIEAYSLLSEGEFQLLRQTLLIFFQDMHIRVSLFLKNQVQNPNGRFALSTSGPVPRGIDVPGLIRAFDSKGREVRRSEFPTGGSYTSPIRQGSFELHGDRVIKLGMNMYTVNHPEETHTSKAPSVKQKDDTPNLLAKEELNLLARLMGSVKAENMPDTETGFRINLFTTDQEEDEAGTSGGAEESLYGVINIQAMQDEQAATELAQIAGLFTEREEQPENPSSNKGDELLAMMDDL